One Bacillota bacterium genomic window, CCGGTGGAGGGACGGGTTTTAGCTTTTCGCGGCTGCGCCCCCGCAATGATATCGTGGCCACCACTGGCGGTGTGGCCAGCGGTCCTGTTTCATTCTTGAAGGTCTTTGATGCTAGCACCCAGGCGGTAAAGCAGGGCGGCACCCGCCGGGGAGCTAACATGGGAATCCTGCGCTGTGATCATCCGGACATTATGGAGTTTATCACCTGCAAACGGGATAATGAGGATATTACCAACTTCAACCTTTCCGTCGGTATCACCGAAAAGTTCATGGAAGCGGTGAAGGCCGATGAAGAATATCCCCTGATCAATCCCCGCAGCGGCAACGTGGTTAGAATGGTTCGGGCCCGGGAGGTCTTCGACCTTATCGTGGAAATGGCCTGGAATAACGGGGAACCGGGGATCGTCTTTTTGGACCGGATCAATAGGGATAACCCTACCCCCCATCTCGGTGAGATCGAAAGTACCAATCCCTGTGGCGAGCAGCCCTTGTTGCCTAACGAATCCTGTAACCTGGGTTCCATTAACCTCTCCCACATGGTGAAGGATGGCGCCATCGATTGGGACAAACTCCGGGAAACGGTGCATCTAGCGGTTCACTTCTTGGATAACGTCATCGATGCCAACAAGTATCCCTTGGAGCAGATCGAAAAGATGACCAAGGGCAATCGCAAGATTGGCCTTGGGGTAATGGGTTTTGCGGAGATGTTGATTTACCTGGGGATCCCCTATGATTCCGAGGAGTCTGTAAAGACCGCTCGGGAGGTGATGCGGTTTATCCGGGAGGAGGGGCGGAAGGCCTCCTGTGCTTTGGCGGAAAAGCGCGGTGTCTTCCCCAACTTCAAGGGCAGTATCTATGATACCGCCGGTGGCCCGCGCCTGCGCAATGCTACCATTACCACCATCGCCCCCACGGGGACCATCAGCATCATCGCCAATACCTCCAGCGGCATCGAACCTTTGTTTGCCCTGGCCTTCACTCGACATGTGATGGACAACGAACAACTGACGGAAGTCAACGATGTCTTTGCCGAGTACATGAAACAGGCGGGGCTTTACAGCAAGGAACTCATTGAAGAGGTGGCCAAGACGGGATCTCTTAAGGGCATCGACGGGGTTCCCGAAGAGATTAAGCGGCTGTTTGTCACCGCCCATGACATTTCTCCCGAGTGGCATATCCGGGTGCAGGCTGCTTTCCAGGAGTTTACCGATAATGCGGTCAGTAAGACTGTGAACTTCGCCAACGAAGCCACCCGGGAGGATATCCGGAAGGCCTTTGTTTTAGCCTATGAACTGGGATGCAAAGGAGTGACGGTGTACCGCAGTGGCAGCCGAGAATCGGAGGTCCTGGTTAAGGGAAAGGGTAAGAAGGAGGAGCCAAAACCCGCGACCACCACAACCAAGGCCCGGCCCCGGAAACGGCCCAGCGTGACTGTGGGACGGACGGAGAAGATCCGTACCGGTTGTGGGAATCTGTATGTGACCATCAACCGGGATGAGGAGGGGATCTGCGAAGTCTTTACCGCCATTGGAAAGGCCGGTGGTTGTGCGGCTGCCCTGTCGGAGGCGGTGGCCCGGTTGGTGTCCTTGGCCTTGCGGGCCGGGGTGGAGCCTCGGGAGATTTACGCGCAGCTGCGGAGTATTCGCTGTCCCAATCCGGCCTGGGAGGGTTCCACGCCGGTGCTATCCTGTCCCGATGCCATTGCCATTGTGCTCCATCACTACTTAGAGGACTGTGGCGCCGAGGAGGCTGCTGCCAGTAACATGCAGGACGTGGATAACCGTATGGGGGCCTGCCCCGAATGCGGCGGCCATGTAAAACATGAAAGTGGTTGTGTAAGCTGCATGACCTGCGGCTACACCAAATGTGGATGAGAAAAAGGGCCAGGGAACTATCCCTGGCCTTCCCTTTAGATAACTCCCAGACGGGACAGGAGGGCGGTGGCCAAGTGTAGCTTGGCGAAGTCACCGACGGCCTCCCAGTCCTGGTTTACCGCGGCCTTTACCATCTCTTCGGGAAGTTCAAGCTGTTCACCTAAGTGGGTGTAGATTTCTGTGCGGGCGGCCTGTTCCAGGCTTTCCCAGTCTTGGTTCCGTAGATGCTGTACCTCTTCGTCGGAGAAACCCAGCCCCGCCAGTTCATTGAAGAGATTCTGGGATAGATTACTGGCCATGCCCGTCAAAGCTTTGTCCCAATTCCCCTGGACCAGTTCGTTAAGCTGGGTGGGAGTTAATACTCCACGGGTCATGCCCGAGACCCGGCTCAAAAGATCCTGGGGAGTGATGATCCCGAAGGCCTTGATGACTTTCGTCTGTCCAAACAGATCCTCGATAATGTAGATCTTGTCTTGGTTGCGCAGGTTCTGGACATCGGTCTGCACGTTGTTGCGGTAGATCACCGTCTTGGGAGAAAGCTGCACCTGGATCTCCTCATTTTGCCGGGTGAGCACTGTCATTAAGCCTTGGTCCTGGTCCATGGCGATGATCTCACCATAGATGGGCCGCAGATGCATGATGCCACTGAGCATTGCGGCGGCTTCCGCCCTGGTGAGCACCTGGTCCGGAGCAAAGCGACCGACGAAGGTCGGGGGAAGGTACCCCAACACATCGGCGATGCGCGCCTGGCGGTAGACGGGATCCTCCGGCTTAAGATCGATGAATAGGGGGATATCCTGCGCGGTGTCCGTCTCCTCCGCCAGACCCAGTCGGAAACATTCATTGATCATGGTTACCGCTTCCTTTCGGGTTACCGGATCGAAGGGACGAAACTGGGGCTCATCGGCACTGAGCAGCTCCTCTTGGACCAAACCACCAATTAGGTAATGTGCCTGGTGTTCCTTTGTGTCGGTGAAGCTGCTGGTGTTAGCCGGTGCCACCTGCAAAACCCGGGCAATGGCTCCCGCCAGATCCCCCCGGTTTATGGGTGCATCGGGCTGGAAATTCCCTTGGGCATCGGTGGTTAAGATCTCCGCCTCAAGGACCTGGGTGATATACATCCTAGCCCAATGATCCTGATAGTCCCCCCACGGGCCAGGCGCAGCCTGGGCTAAGGGACTGGCTAACAGGAACAATATACAAAAAAGAAACAGGGTCCGCTTGCGCACTCCTGAACACTCCCTCTTTTCGGATTCAAACTAATCACATAATTCAGTATAGCATAGCAAAATCCTTCGAGTACATTCCGTCAGGCTAGTGCCTTTGTGCCAGGACCACCAGCTTCGGGAGGTGTTACCTTTCTTAGGTAAGCCCCGGTTCTATCAAGGGAAGGGGATGTTTGGTATAATAGGTACAAACAACAGAGAGGATTAATATATATGGCGGAAGCAAGAACCAAGAAGCGTCTCATGCTCATTGATGGACATAGCCTGATCCACCGGGCCTATTACGCCCTGCCGCCCCTTACCACCAGTCAAGGGGTGCCCACTAACGCAGTCTATGGCTTTACGCGGATGTTGTGGCGCCTTTTGGAGGAACACAAGCCCGATGCCATTGCCGTGGCCTTCGATCACCATGGACCCACCTTCCGGCACGAGGCCTTTGAGGATTATAAGGCCCAGCGGAAACCCATGCCCGACGATCTCAAACCCCAGATCGAGCTTACCAAGGAAGTGGTGACCAACTTCGGGATTCCCATTTTCGAGCTCAGTGGATACGAAGCCGACGATCTTATCGGCACCATGGCCAAAAGGGCCAGTGCCGAGGATTTTGAAGTCTTCGTGGTGACCGGGGATCGGGACTGTCTGCAGTTAGTGAACGAACAGGTGACCGCCCTTCTAACCCGCCGAGGGATCACCGATCTGGAAACCCTAGACCCCGAGGGGGTTAAGGAGAAGACCGGAGTCTACCCCAAACAGATACCGGATCTGAAAGGCCTCATGGGGGATCCCAGTGATAATATCCCCGGGGTGCGGGGGATCGGGGAGAAGACCGCGGTTACATTGCTCCAGCAGTACCCTTGTATCGAGGAAATCCTGGAGCACCGGGAGGAGTTTTCGCCCCGGGTGGCCAAGGCCTTAGCGGAGCAGGGGGATCTAGCTCGGTTGAGCAAGGAACTTGCCACCATCGATACCGATGTGCCCTTGGATTTGGACCTCCAAGCTTGCTGCTGGCAAGGTGAACCGGATTATGAGCGCCTGCGGACCTTGTTTACGCGTCTTGAGTTCAAGGGCTTATTGGAGCAGTTGCCTCCACTGCCCACAGCTTCCCAGACCAGTTTGTTTGTCGCCACCCCCACCCCTACGATCCAGGTCCTCACTTCCCCCGCAGAGAAGGCCCAGGCGGCAGTAGACCTCCTGAAGGCGGAGGAACTTTGCCTAGATCTCCTCTGGCAGCCCTGGCCCCAAAGGGCCCTGTGGGATAGTTACGTGGCGGGGATCTCCTTGGGCACCGACAACACCGCCTATTTCTGTCCCCTGGATACTAACCAGGCGTTGGAAGCACAGCTGGGGCCCTTGGGCGAGGTTCTAGCCCGGCACCAGGGGGTGAAATATTGCCATGACCTTAAGAGCATTTTACTCATCACCCACGAACAGGGGATAGGACTGGCCGGAGATTTTTGGGACTTAATGGTGGCCGGATATCTCTGTAACCCAGGGACCAACGATTACGACCTTTTCCAGTTGGGCGACCGGTTCTGCGGGCAGTATCACGTGCCGCCCCAGGCTCCCCTGTGGGAGTTATCTTCTGAGGCTTTAGCCACCTATGCCGGAGAGCGGATGGCCACCATCCAGGCGTTGGCTCAGTGCTTGCCCAAGGAGTTGGACCGCCTGGAGATGACCGGGCTTTTCCAAGAGATTGAGATGCCCCTCGTGGAGGTTTTGGGGAAGATGGAACGGGCGGGTATTCGTTTGGATGTGGATTTCCTCGGGGAGCTCTCCCGCCAGATGGAGGGACAGCTTGCACAATTGACGGAGGAGATCTATGCCCTGTCCGGAGGGCCCTTCAACTTAAACTCACCGAAGCAGTTGGCGGAGGTCCTCTTTGAACGATTAGGTCTGCCGGTCTTAAAGAAGACCAAGACAGGTCCCTCTACCAGCCATGAGGTCTTAGTGGAGTTGGCCCAGCACCACAAAATCGCGGAGCTGTTGGTGGAATACCGGAAGCTGGCGAAACTAAAGTCGACATATATAGACGCTTTGCCCCAGCTGGTGGATCCTAAAACCCAGCGGGTGCACACCAGTTTCAACCAGGTGGTGACGGCCACCGGCAGGCTAAGCAGTGCTAATCCCAATCTGCAGAACATCCCGGTGCGCACCCCCGAGGGGCGGGAAATCCGGCGGGCTTTTGTGCCCCAGGGTCCCGGGAGAGTATTCCTTACCGCGGACTATTCCCAGATTGAACTGCGGGTCTTAGCCCATATGTCCCAGGATGAAACCCTAATCCACGCTTTCCAGGAGGACCAGGACATCCACCGGCGTACCGCGGCGGAGATCTGGGAAGTGCCGTTGGAGGCGGTGACCTCCGTGATGCGGGAACAGGCCAAGGCGATCAATTTCGGGATTGTATATGGGATCTCCAGTTTTGGTCTGGCCCAGAATACGGGTCTTTCCCGCAAGGAGGCGGGAGAATTCATCGAGCGCTATTTCGCCAAATACCCGGGAGTGAAGCAGTACATGGACCGGACCATTGAAGGGGCCAGGGAAAGGGGATTTGTGCGGACCCTCTTCGGACGGATCCGTTTCCTGGAGGGGATCAAGAGCCGCAATTACACCACCCGCTCCTTTGCGGAGCGCATGGCCATGAACACTCCCATCCAAGGCTCCGCGGCGGATATCATCAAACTGGCGATGATTGAGCTATCCCGGGCTCTTGAGTCCGTAAGTCTACCTGCAGAGATGCTGTTGCAGGTCCACGACGAGCTGGTCTTTGATGTGGAGGCAGAGGCGGTGGGGGAGCTGGCCCGGCTGGTGAAGAGAATCATGGAGAATGTGGTCTCTTTGGCGGTGCCCTTGAAGGTGGAACTTCAGGTGGGTACCAGCTGGGCCGATACCGAGCCCTTTGCGATCTAGGAAGGTGGGGGAACGTGCCGGAATTACCAGAAGTGGAGACCATAGTGCGGGGAATCCGGCCCCGGTTAGTGGGTCGGCGGATCACTGGGGTAGCGGTCCTGGATCCGAAGATCCTGCAGAATATATCACCTGACAAGCTGGAAGAAAAGATAACGGGGCGGGTCTTCTGCAATGTGGCCCGTCGGGGAAAATATCTGATCTTTGGCTTTGCCCAAGGGGGCTGTTTGATCCTACACCTGCGGATGACCGGACAGGCTATCGTCTCCGATCCCGATGTGCCCAGA contains:
- the polA gene encoding DNA polymerase I, whose product is MLIDGHSLIHRAYYALPPLTTSQGVPTNAVYGFTRMLWRLLEEHKPDAIAVAFDHHGPTFRHEAFEDYKAQRKPMPDDLKPQIELTKEVVTNFGIPIFELSGYEADDLIGTMAKRASAEDFEVFVVTGDRDCLQLVNEQVTALLTRRGITDLETLDPEGVKEKTGVYPKQIPDLKGLMGDPSDNIPGVRGIGEKTAVTLLQQYPCIEEILEHREEFSPRVAKALAEQGDLARLSKELATIDTDVPLDLDLQACCWQGEPDYERLRTLFTRLEFKGLLEQLPPLPTASQTSLFVATPTPTIQVLTSPAEKAQAAVDLLKAEELCLDLLWQPWPQRALWDSYVAGISLGTDNTAYFCPLDTNQALEAQLGPLGEVLARHQGVKYCHDLKSILLITHEQGIGLAGDFWDLMVAGYLCNPGTNDYDLFQLGDRFCGQYHVPPQAPLWELSSEALATYAGERMATIQALAQCLPKELDRLEMTGLFQEIEMPLVEVLGKMERAGIRLDVDFLGELSRQMEGQLAQLTEEIYALSGGPFNLNSPKQLAEVLFERLGLPVLKKTKTGPSTSHEVLVELAQHHKIAELLVEYRKLAKLKSTYIDALPQLVDPKTQRVHTSFNQVVTATGRLSSANPNLQNIPVRTPEGREIRRAFVPQGPGRVFLTADYSQIELRVLAHMSQDETLIHAFQEDQDIHRRTAAEIWEVPLEAVTSVMREQAKAINFGIVYGISSFGLAQNTGLSRKEAGEFIERYFAKYPGVKQYMDRTIEGARERGFVRTLFGRIRFLEGIKSRNYTTRSFAERMAMNTPIQGSAADIIKLAMIELSRALESVSLPAEMLLQVHDELVFDVEAEAVGELARLVKRIMENVVSLAVPLKVELQVGTSWADTEPFAI
- a CDS encoding S-layer homology domain-containing protein, which encodes MRKRTLFLFCILFLLASPLAQAAPGPWGDYQDHWARMYITQVLEAEILTTDAQGNFQPDAPINRGDLAGAIARVLQVAPANTSSFTDTKEHQAHYLIGGLVQEELLSADEPQFRPFDPVTRKEAVTMINECFRLGLAEETDTAQDIPLFIDLKPEDPVYRQARIADVLGYLPPTFVGRFAPDQVLTRAEAAAMLSGIMHLRPIYGEIIAMDQDQGLMTVLTRQNEEIQVQLSPKTVIYRNNVQTDVQNLRNQDKIYIIEDLFGQTKVIKAFGIITPQDLLSRVSGMTRGVLTPTQLNELVQGNWDKALTGMASNLSQNLFNELAGLGFSDEEVQHLRNQDWESLEQAARTEIYTHLGEQLELPEEMVKAAVNQDWEAVGDFAKLHLATALLSRLGVI
- a CDS encoding vitamin B12-dependent ribonucleotide reductase; the protein is MGLYTTYCVFGGVVAVLQLSGNAIRVLERRYLKKVDNEVVETPEELFRRVADNIAGVEQTVYGASPEETKQLSQRFYDLMSSLDFLPNSPTLMNAGRELQQLSACFVLPIEDSMESIFETLKNTALVHKTGGGTGFSFSRLRPRNDIVATTGGVASGPVSFLKVFDASTQAVKQGGTRRGANMGILRCDHPDIMEFITCKRDNEDITNFNLSVGITEKFMEAVKADEEYPLINPRSGNVVRMVRAREVFDLIVEMAWNNGEPGIVFLDRINRDNPTPHLGEIESTNPCGEQPLLPNESCNLGSINLSHMVKDGAIDWDKLRETVHLAVHFLDNVIDANKYPLEQIEKMTKGNRKIGLGVMGFAEMLIYLGIPYDSEESVKTAREVMRFIREEGRKASCALAEKRGVFPNFKGSIYDTAGGPRLRNATITTIAPTGTISIIANTSSGIEPLFALAFTRHVMDNEQLTEVNDVFAEYMKQAGLYSKELIEEVAKTGSLKGIDGVPEEIKRLFVTAHDISPEWHIRVQAAFQEFTDNAVSKTVNFANEATREDIRKAFVLAYELGCKGVTVYRSGSRESEVLVKGKGKKEEPKPATTTTKARPRKRPSVTVGRTEKIRTGCGNLYVTINRDEEGICEVFTAIGKAGGCAAALSEAVARLVSLALRAGVEPREIYAQLRSIRCPNPAWEGSTPVLSCPDAIAIVLHHYLEDCGAEEAAASNMQDVDNRMGACPECGGHVKHESGCVSCMTCGYTKCG